One region of Thermococcus sp. MAR1 genomic DNA includes:
- a CDS encoding ABC transporter permease subunit, translating to MSLGRIVIRYAIVTLLVALVLGYAIKGVVEKRAYLEAIDFFQYNPNAKNVVAVAERLGMDPIEYYVKYIAPKNHPELGKSSLRVGLEYLVLTFKDLLGPSRERGWSYLYGFLKPSWGFVYNTLIFLVMVEVAVVLLALLLSFRAVKNERFYGFLQTAARTFNGIPVWFFVVLFFLLIIYSPIPSDLANGLKGSGLRMLAYFVFPVLSVLLVASWGLAEGITVVMREEFGQFYVEAKRAMGLPERRVKRHIVRASIVPVMHVWLQNFIEIQTLVLVVDYLFKLNGLGTVLASTLIITPDSVFFFPGTFAFVVMVLVLLNFLVSMTVEVLSIKLEPRGTA from the coding sequence TTGTCCCTTGGGAGGATAGTAATCAGATACGCCATAGTGACCCTCCTGGTGGCCCTCGTTCTCGGATACGCTATAAAGGGGGTTGTGGAAAAGAGGGCCTACCTTGAGGCCATTGATTTCTTCCAGTACAACCCAAACGCCAAGAATGTAGTGGCCGTGGCCGAGAGGCTCGGTATGGACCCGATAGAATACTACGTCAAGTATATCGCCCCTAAAAACCACCCCGAGCTGGGAAAGTCGAGTCTCAGGGTCGGTCTGGAGTACTTGGTGCTCACCTTTAAGGACCTTCTCGGGCCTTCCCGGGAACGGGGCTGGAGCTACCTCTACGGTTTCCTTAAGCCGAGCTGGGGTTTCGTTTACAACACCCTTATTTTCCTCGTCATGGTTGAGGTAGCCGTTGTCCTTCTGGCGCTTCTGCTCTCGTTTAGGGCCGTGAAGAACGAGCGCTTCTACGGCTTCCTTCAAACTGCTGCCAGAACCTTCAACGGCATCCCGGTGTGGTTCTTCGTTGTTCTCTTCTTCCTTCTCATAATCTACTCCCCCATACCGTCCGATCTGGCGAACGGCCTTAAAGGCTCTGGCTTGAGAATGCTCGCCTATTTTGTCTTTCCTGTCCTCTCCGTGCTTCTCGTTGCCTCATGGGGGCTCGCGGAGGGTATAACCGTCGTTATGAGGGAGGAGTTCGGGCAGTTCTACGTTGAAGCAAAGAGGGCGATGGGTCTGCCCGAGAGGAGGGTGAAGAGGCACATCGTGAGGGCCTCCATAGTTCCGGTAATGCACGTCTGGCTCCAGAACTTCATTGAGATTCAAACGCTGGTTCTCGTCGTTGATTACCTCTTCAAGCTCAACGGTCTGGGGACTGTACTCGCATCAACGCTCATCATAACCCCTGACAGCGTGTTTTTCTTCCCTGGGACTTTTGCCTTCGTTGTCATGGTGCTGGTTCTTCTGAACTTCCTAGTCTCGATGACCGTTGAGGTTCTCTCGATAAAGCTGGAACCGAGGGGGACGGCATGA
- a CDS encoding ABC transporter permease gives MRRRTLGAAILVAFLLFTTVSYATLDEAKLDNWDNYIFWVDYPRGAKPVWLGDSSKTVAFRGSLDYIVTRRAPSNILLEGKGRVSITIFRPDGKVVKLRGTINGTTSVNSNVELALQARRFAIEELGMKREDLAFITPAQALFMDGTKKPLSGNYTVQVNPAGVKAAIIGDTYGLLGTDYKGRDLWVGFVGSTVNTLILASLTTLLIIIVGLFLGIGSGYYENRFGDAVSVLLEALNSIPYLPLAIVIIFVLSSTGSHGKLEMGTLELALVLSLLLVGKFASAVKGIVMHEKVQEYIESARALGAGDMAIILRHIMKAVVPYTLSYSTLLFAQMIAIISVLGLFQIIPGVNWGSFVAEAFTQNAIYTLWWWPLSPSVAIVLVSISLCGDSSGEHRADTSLGRLLITVVLNIFQAF, from the coding sequence ATGAGGAGAAGAACGCTCGGTGCGGCAATATTAGTTGCGTTCCTCCTTTTCACAACTGTCTCCTACGCCACCCTGGATGAGGCCAAGCTCGACAACTGGGACAACTACATCTTCTGGGTTGACTATCCGAGGGGAGCTAAACCAGTGTGGCTTGGTGACTCGTCCAAAACCGTCGCCTTCAGGGGGTCCCTTGACTACATCGTGACCAGAAGAGCCCCCTCCAACATCCTGCTTGAGGGGAAAGGAAGGGTGTCCATAACGATATTCCGCCCCGATGGAAAGGTTGTTAAACTTAGGGGGACGATAAACGGCACCACGAGCGTTAACTCGAACGTTGAGCTGGCGCTCCAGGCGAGGCGCTTTGCCATTGAGGAACTTGGGATGAAACGGGAGGACCTGGCGTTCATAACGCCGGCCCAGGCTCTGTTCATGGACGGGACTAAGAAGCCCCTTTCCGGAAACTACACCGTTCAGGTCAATCCGGCGGGAGTTAAGGCGGCGATAATTGGCGACACCTACGGTCTCCTCGGCACGGACTACAAGGGCAGAGATCTGTGGGTGGGCTTCGTCGGTTCGACTGTGAACACGCTGATCCTGGCATCTTTAACGACCTTGCTGATAATAATCGTCGGCCTCTTCCTGGGCATCGGCTCGGGCTATTACGAGAACCGGTTTGGGGATGCAGTTTCGGTTCTGCTGGAAGCCCTGAACTCCATTCCCTACCTCCCCCTGGCGATAGTGATAATATTCGTCCTCTCCTCGACGGGTTCCCACGGCAAGCTTGAGATGGGAACCCTTGAACTGGCCCTCGTGCTGTCCCTGCTCCTCGTCGGGAAGTTTGCGAGTGCCGTTAAGGGCATCGTCATGCACGAGAAAGTCCAGGAGTACATAGAGTCGGCGAGGGCTTTGGGGGCGGGTGATATGGCCATAATCCTCAGGCATATAATGAAGGCAGTGGTGCCGTATACCCTCTCCTACTCCACGCTCCTCTTCGCCCAGATGATAGCCATAATCTCGGTACTCGGCCTTTTCCAGATAATCCCCGGTGTCAACTGGGGCTCCTTTGTGGCCGAAGCTTTTACCCAGAACGCCATCTACACCCTCTGGTGGTGGCCGCTCTCTCCCTCTGTGGCGATAGTTCTGGTGAGCATCTCCCTCTGTGGCGATAGTTCTGGTGAGCATCGGGCTGACACTTCTCTCGGGCGACTCTTAATCACAGTTGTTCTTAATATATTCCAAGCTTTTTGA
- a CDS encoding 7-cyano-7-deazaguanine synthase, protein MLKCSLCIHDERTAKIDIIDGKPICRECQVYLRHPIDREKIRAELGELMKDVEKAIVAYSGGKDSVVALYLAKETYKIPELEAIMVDHGLMAKEAIENAQRIAEALEVPFKVLRYDYSDIFREALLKGESPCRRCSRRTMEKLRKYALRNGYRYIITGHELPFGHHPYRLMSGGVIQVRLLSMMTERERLEILRKLPFEFPELPGYTTNCLVLGPALERYWEVHGHSFEQRRIAALVRYGLMERDKAEKELSKPNVPEWQRELVFKKLGIY, encoded by the coding sequence ATGCTCAAGTGCTCGCTCTGCATCCACGATGAGAGAACCGCGAAGATAGACATCATTGACGGAAAACCAATCTGCAGGGAGTGTCAGGTTTATCTGAGGCATCCAATCGACAGGGAAAAAATCCGTGCCGAGCTTGGAGAGCTCATGAAGGACGTTGAGAAGGCAATCGTTGCCTACTCCGGGGGAAAGGACAGCGTTGTTGCGCTCTACCTGGCGAAGGAGACCTACAAGATTCCGGAACTGGAGGCGATAATGGTCGACCACGGCCTAATGGCGAAGGAAGCTATAGAGAACGCCCAGAGAATAGCCGAAGCGCTTGAGGTTCCCTTCAAGGTTCTGCGCTACGACTACTCCGACATCTTCCGCGAGGCCCTTCTCAAGGGGGAATCCCCCTGCAGACGATGCTCCAGGAGAACGATGGAGAAGCTGAGGAAGTACGCCCTCCGAAACGGCTACCGATACATAATAACAGGCCACGAGCTTCCATTCGGCCACCACCCGTACAGGCTCATGAGCGGGGGAGTAATCCAGGTAAGGCTCCTGTCCATGATGACCGAAAGGGAGAGGCTCGAAATTCTGAGAAAGCTCCCCTTCGAGTTTCCGGAGTTACCCGGCTACACCACCAATTGCCTGGTTCTGGGACCTGCACTGGAGCGCTACTGGGAGGTTCACGGCCACAGCTTCGAGCAGAGGAGGATAGCGGCGCTCGTGAGATACGGTCTCATGGAGAGGGATAAGGCCGAGAAAGAGCTTTCGAAGCCCAACGTCCCGGAATGGCAGAGAGAGTTAGTCTTCAAAAAGCTTGGAATATATTAA
- a CDS encoding ABC transporter permease yields the protein MFKDKALPLSVIVITTMIAVSLIGPSWVNPKDIENWDSILYWHLNPKNVPPGWYGKLTNLPKTEWLTATKENGSYVFKYDFHYKVAPKGIIIVLERFESYRVTIKDPEGNEYTMWNTHIPRELNLRNSIVLREIAREKCGIETTSDQLLFWNGLNVIFSKPKKDCILNPETVKGTYLIVLTPLGQYNSTPRVYIQGESYGVMGTDNFGRDIWAGYLWGMRETIAVAVIGALFAMGLAMIFGMLSVLSSGLGKALNFVSHLLTVMPLLPVAIGLIIIISDINDYTYTISTNPILLAVVLGILSVGDLSRNIRSIVDEELRKEYIESSKALGGSSRWILTRHVSKVLIPYTLYQFALTVPGIIALITLLGFFNVVPGFNWGTLMSQSIRENTVYRLSWWHVLPVGISIGLMTLSFVAIARDIERRFLER from the coding sequence ATGTTTAAAGATAAGGCCCTCCCGCTCTCCGTAATAGTAATCACGACAATGATAGCGGTTTCTCTGATAGGGCCCAGTTGGGTAAATCCCAAGGATATAGAGAACTGGGACAGCATTCTTTACTGGCATCTCAATCCCAAGAACGTGCCGCCCGGGTGGTACGGGAAACTGACCAATCTCCCCAAAACCGAATGGCTGACCGCAACCAAGGAAAACGGTTCCTACGTGTTCAAATACGACTTCCACTACAAGGTTGCCCCCAAGGGCATAATAATCGTTCTTGAGAGGTTTGAAAGCTATCGGGTAACCATAAAGGATCCAGAGGGAAACGAGTACACTATGTGGAACACCCACATACCCAGGGAGCTGAACCTCAGGAATTCGATAGTCCTCAGGGAGATCGCAAGAGAAAAGTGCGGGATTGAAACTACCTCCGACCAACTCCTCTTCTGGAACGGTCTTAACGTAATTTTCTCCAAGCCCAAAAAGGACTGCATTCTGAACCCAGAAACCGTTAAAGGCACGTACCTGATAGTGCTTACTCCTTTGGGACAGTACAACTCGACTCCAAGGGTATACATCCAAGGGGAAAGCTACGGAGTGATGGGAACGGACAACTTCGGCAGGGACATATGGGCGGGATATCTGTGGGGCATGAGGGAAACGATTGCAGTAGCGGTTATCGGAGCCCTCTTCGCAATGGGCTTGGCAATGATATTCGGAATGCTCAGCGTTCTATCGAGTGGGCTTGGAAAGGCTCTCAACTTTGTCTCGCACCTTTTAACTGTCATGCCACTCCTTCCGGTAGCGATAGGGCTCATCATAATAATCTCTGACATCAACGACTACACGTACACAATATCAACAAACCCAATCCTCTTGGCAGTGGTGCTCGGAATTCTCAGCGTTGGTGACCTCTCCCGCAACATACGCTCAATAGTGGATGAAGAGCTCAGAAAAGAGTACATCGAGTCTTCTAAGGCCCTGGGTGGAAGCTCACGGTGGATACTAACGAGGCATGTCTCAAAGGTGCTGATTCCCTACACACTCTACCAATTCGCCCTCACCGTCCCGGGAATAATAGCTTTGATAACACTTCTCGGCTTTTTCAACGTCGTTCCAGGATTCAATTGGGGAACGCTGATGAGCCAGAGCATAAGGGAGAACACCGTTTACAGGCTCTCATGGTGGCACGTCCTGCCCGTTGGCATCTCAATAGGCCTGATGACACTCTCTTTCGTCGCAATAGCCAGGGACATAGAAAGGCGTTTCCTGGAGCGTTAA
- a CDS encoding ABC transporter permease gives MSYFFLALIITGMIIAGAEHRVWEWRSRHTFIQTKPFTLEEGLKKTREYFEYSISLFRESEAREQFIEMYMISPEGAILTTMVVLALTMALVFVLGLYWGLKAGYNGKRSDRILTTLAPVFSAIPGWFWGVFLIWVLWWRTGLSTIDYMTYIARARLNDELGFGTYLNAMLIPVLTLTFANVVIYAFNVRTLVRKEMHEEHFFADVLKGLPDRKIMKKLLRTVLPSFLTFTSYNFLNLLVNGMAVEKLFNVNGIGYVFATSAGRQYDYVWSYLRRIHVVAFSFVFRPELLFFVALVMAFLYFVNSSVMEVLYSKLDPRVRRDV, from the coding sequence TTGTCGTACTTTTTTCTTGCCCTCATCATAACCGGGATGATAATTGCTGGAGCAGAGCACAGGGTCTGGGAGTGGAGGAGCAGGCACACGTTCATCCAGACGAAACCGTTCACGCTTGAAGAGGGACTTAAGAAAACCAGAGAGTACTTTGAATATTCCATCTCCCTGTTCAGGGAAAGTGAAGCCAGAGAGCAGTTTATAGAGATGTACATGATAAGTCCCGAGGGGGCCATCCTCACGACGATGGTTGTACTCGCCCTCACAATGGCGCTCGTGTTCGTCCTCGGCCTCTACTGGGGGCTTAAGGCGGGATACAACGGAAAACGATCGGACAGAATCTTGACCACCCTTGCCCCGGTGTTCTCCGCGATTCCGGGCTGGTTCTGGGGAGTATTTCTAATCTGGGTACTCTGGTGGCGAACCGGGTTATCAACCATAGACTACATGACCTACATAGCGAGGGCAAGGCTCAACGACGAGTTGGGATTCGGAACGTATCTCAACGCTATGCTGATTCCCGTCCTCACGCTGACCTTCGCCAACGTTGTGATCTATGCGTTCAACGTGAGGACGCTTGTGAGGAAGGAGATGCACGAGGAGCACTTCTTCGCGGACGTGCTGAAGGGACTTCCCGACAGGAAAATAATGAAGAAGCTCCTGAGAACGGTTCTCCCGTCGTTTTTGACCTTCACAAGCTACAACTTCCTGAACCTGCTGGTAAACGGAATGGCAGTTGAGAAGCTCTTCAACGTCAACGGCATAGGCTACGTCTTTGCAACGTCAGCGGGGAGGCAGTATGACTACGTGTGGAGCTATCTGAGGAGAATTCACGTTGTTGCTTTTTCCTTTGTCTTCAGGCCAGAACTCCTCTTTTTTGTGGCCTTAGTCATGGCGTTCCTGTACTTCGTAAACTCGTCCGTGATGGAGGTTCTCTACTCAAAACTTGACCCAAGGGTGAGGAGAGATGTTTAA
- a CDS encoding dihydroorotate dehydrogenase electron transfer subunit, which yields MLEMVALREVWEVSKDVKAFRFDKKLEFNAGQFIMAWLPGVGEKPFSLAWGDLIVVKRVGPFTSRLFELAEGDYLWIRGPYGRGFEPKGKRVVLVGGGIGIPPLYAFARQEAKNLESITLIYGARSKEELALMDIEEYVDEVVITTDDGSAGRKGFPTDVLAERKNEFDQAYACGPEPMLKAVLRVMNYENVQISAERYMKCGIGVCGSCNLGKYLVCRDGPVFSGFQLRGLL from the coding sequence ATGCTGGAAATGGTAGCGCTTAGGGAAGTTTGGGAGGTATCAAAGGACGTCAAGGCCTTCCGCTTCGATAAGAAGCTCGAATTCAATGCCGGACAGTTCATAATGGCATGGCTTCCCGGAGTCGGTGAGAAGCCCTTCAGCCTGGCCTGGGGGGATTTGATAGTCGTCAAGAGGGTCGGCCCCTTCACCTCAAGGCTCTTCGAGCTGGCTGAGGGCGATTACCTCTGGATACGCGGGCCGTACGGAAGGGGCTTCGAGCCGAAAGGGAAACGAGTGGTCCTCGTCGGCGGCGGCATAGGGATTCCACCGCTCTATGCCTTCGCGAGGCAGGAGGCAAAGAATCTCGAAAGCATCACGCTCATCTACGGCGCCCGCTCGAAGGAAGAGCTGGCCCTGATGGACATTGAAGAATACGTGGATGAGGTGGTAATCACCACCGACGATGGCTCGGCCGGGAGGAAAGGTTTTCCAACCGATGTGCTGGCGGAGAGAAAGAACGAGTTCGACCAAGCCTACGCCTGCGGCCCGGAGCCGATGCTGAAAGCGGTACTCAGAGTTATGAACTACGAGAACGTCCAGATATCGGCTGAGCGCTACATGAAGTGCGGAATCGGCGTCTGCGGCTCCTGCAACCTCGGGAAGTATCTCGTCTGCAGGGACGGCCCTGTCTTCAGCGGCTTCCAGCTGAGGGGACTGCTCTGA
- a CDS encoding dihydroorotase, with amino-acid sequence MYDLVLKGKLLKDGKVIEGSVGILGGKISRISLGELEGEERIKIGRGNLILPGLIDVHVHLRDFDQRKKETVETGTMAALHGGITTVFDMPNTQPPILNVEMFERRKALFEGRAYADYALSFLVRDNCTEAERVNADFYKIFMGASTGGLFSEHFESDYRCIPGIVSVHAEDAGIIRKKPERPPEAEITAIKLALKAAEKFRKPLNICHVSTAGGIDAVLTANLPWVSFEVTPHHLFLTKKDYERNPLLKVYPPLRDEEDQRTLWRNFSRIPIIASDHAPHTPEDKESGAAGIPGLETEVALLLDAINRGMLELSDIVEKMHTNPVKIFGITNKGFEVGKDADFTVVDLKREWTVKPEEFYTKAKWSPWNGRRLKGKVVMTILRGKVVMEEDEIVGKPEGVRINAGNGSA; translated from the coding sequence ATGTACGACCTTGTCCTGAAAGGGAAGCTCTTAAAGGATGGGAAAGTGATAGAAGGAAGCGTAGGCATTCTTGGCGGGAAAATTTCTCGAATATCCCTCGGCGAATTGGAAGGAGAGGAAAGGATTAAAATTGGCCGTGGGAATCTCATCCTTCCAGGCCTCATAGACGTTCATGTCCACTTGAGGGATTTTGACCAGAGAAAAAAAGAGACCGTTGAAACCGGCACGATGGCAGCCCTACACGGGGGAATAACCACCGTCTTCGACATGCCCAACACCCAGCCGCCCATTTTGAACGTTGAGATGTTTGAACGGAGGAAAGCGCTGTTTGAAGGGAGGGCCTACGCCGACTACGCCCTGAGCTTTCTCGTCAGAGACAACTGCACAGAGGCCGAAAGGGTGAACGCGGATTTCTACAAGATCTTCATGGGCGCTTCGACGGGAGGTCTCTTCTCCGAGCATTTTGAGAGCGATTATCGCTGTATCCCAGGAATTGTAAGCGTTCATGCTGAAGACGCTGGAATAATTCGAAAAAAACCTGAAAGACCGCCAGAGGCCGAGATAACAGCCATAAAACTGGCCCTGAAAGCCGCCGAGAAATTCAGAAAGCCCCTTAACATCTGCCACGTTTCCACCGCCGGTGGAATAGATGCAGTACTGACCGCGAACCTCCCATGGGTCAGCTTCGAGGTTACACCCCACCACCTTTTCCTGACGAAGAAGGACTACGAGAGGAACCCGCTCCTCAAGGTCTATCCCCCGCTGAGGGACGAAGAAGACCAAAGGACACTCTGGAGGAACTTTTCCCGGATTCCAATAATAGCGAGCGACCACGCACCCCACACGCCAGAGGACAAGGAATCCGGCGCGGCAGGGATACCCGGACTGGAAACTGAGGTGGCCCTTCTTCTGGACGCGATTAACAGGGGGATGCTCGAGCTTTCCGACATCGTGGAGAAGATGCACACAAATCCAGTTAAAATATTTGGAATAACGAACAAGGGGTTCGAGGTGGGAAAGGACGCGGACTTCACCGTGGTAGACCTCAAGAGGGAATGGACCGTTAAGCCGGAGGAGTTCTACACGAAGGCAAAATGGAGCCCGTGGAATGGCAGAAGACTGAAGGGAAAAGTGGTAATGACGATTCTTCGCGGAAAAGTCGTCATGGAGGAAGATGAGATCGTGGGAAAGCCGGAGGGGGTCAGGATAAATGCTGGAAATGGTAGCGCTTAG